Proteins from a single region of Camelus ferus isolate YT-003-E chromosome 23, BCGSAC_Cfer_1.0, whole genome shotgun sequence:
- the INAVA gene encoding innate immunity activator protein isoform X1 yields the protein MLQMPKLNEIPSGRGGREEPRGEDSWPGRAGPEAARRARGARGLAGGAGPPWDSWGNCRPPPRPGPGWEGCQPSLLCAPSPQKSAMESKDEVSDTDSGIILQSGPDSPVSPAKELTHAVRKQQRALEERLEACLEELRRLCLREAELTGTLPAEYPLKPGEKAPKVRRRIGAVYRLDERALHREDPLSGLERELALQLQIAEAARRLCREENLGRQARRQRKHAVQQEEKKLRELQRCLGERRRSSGAPPAAPAPGPELSASDDSSLSDGLLLEEETPQGPKPPPESSDPPPRPLPPQSLEGLQLVGPETGGLERAPIQNSPWKETSLDHPYEKPRRSSEAGSESSSPATTPQDGPSASSLWLLEPASYYMVPIRSVPGQRQGRTSAPATPEMQGRRGQSQSLRTDPSRAGPDGRGRSALPRRRPTYYTVTAPDPCCARTSPAPRPACHSCSEDSGSDASSLSHPTPPGSSSPDISFLRPLSPPRPRAPRPRPPPGCLRAPRYVVLAEGRPSPGQWGEWGEWGPGRGDAAALRWQRPPPAHGRVARTPSLRDSPAGRGLSRAAVSEELKSWHERARLRSARPHSLDRHGAFRVRSLPPGAEAPRAQVPTVRVLRRSPEGAPVQIFIPENGEVVSQV from the exons ATGCTGCAAATGCCGAAGTTAAATGAAATACCTTCGGGGAGGGGAGGCCGGGAGGAGCCGCGGGGGGAGGACAGCTGGCCCGGACGAGCAGGTCCTGAGGCTGCAAGGCGcgcgcggggggcgcgggggctGGCGGGCGGCGCGGGACCTCCATGGGACAG TTGGGGAAACTGCAGGCCACCTCCACGTCCTGGCCCAGGCTGGGAAGGGTGtcagccctccctcctctgcgccccctccccccagaagtCCGCCATGGAGAGCAAGGATGAGGTCAGCGACACGGACAGTGGCATCATCCTGCAGTCTG GCCCTGACAGCCCGGTGTCCCCCGCGAAAGAGCTGACCCACGCGGTCCGCAAGCAGCAGCGGGCCCTGGAGGAGCGGTTGGAGGCCTGCCTGGAAGAACTGAGGAGACTCTGCCTGCGGGAGGCG GAGCTGACGGGCACCTTGCCAGCAGAGTATCCCCTCAAGCCAGGGGAGAAGGCCCCCAAGGTCCGCCGGAGGATTGGAGCCGTTTACAGACTGGACGAGCGGGCCCTGCACAGAGAG GACCCCCTGAGCGGCCTGGAGCGGGAGCTGGCCCTGCAGCTGCAGATCGCCGAGGCGGCCCGGCGGCTGTGCCGGGAGGAGAACTTGGGCCGCCAGGCGCGCCGGCAGCGGAAGCACGCGGTGCAGCAGGAGGAGAAGAAGCTGCGGGAGCTGCAGCGCTGCCTGGGGGAGCGAAGGCGCAGCAGCGGGGCCCCTcccgccgccccggccccggGCCCAG AGCTCAGCGCCTCGGATGACAGCTCCCTGTCGGATGGGCTGCTCCTGGAGGAAG AGACACCTCAAGGGCCAAAACCTCCCCCAGAGTCCTCAGATCCACCTCCCCGGCCTCTCCCACCCCAGAGCCTCGAGGGGCTGCAGCTGGTAGGACCTGAGACAGGGGGCCTGGAGCGGGCACCCATCCAGAACAGCCCCTGGAAGGAGACGAGCCTGGACCACCCCTATGAGAAACCCAGGAGATCTTCTGAGGCTGGAAGCGAGTCCAG CAGCCCTGCCACCACCCCGCAGGATGGGCCCAGCGCCTCCAGCCTGTGGCTGCTGGAGCCTGCCTCCTACTACATGGTTCCCATCCGCAGCGTCCCCGGGCAGCGGCAGGGCCGCACCAGCGCCCCCGCCACCCCCGAGATGCAGGGCAGGCGGGGCCAGTCCCAGTCTCTGAG GACGGACCCCTCCCGCGCCGGCCCCGACGGCCGGGGCCGCAGCGCCCTCCCGCGGCGCCGCCCCACGTACTACACGGTGACCGCGCCGGACCCCTGCTGCGCCCGCACCTCGCCCGCGCCGCGCCCCGCCTGCCACTCGTGCTCCGAGGACAGCGGCTCCGACGCCTCCAGCCTGTCGCACCCCACGCCGCCGGGCAGCAGCAGCCCGGACATCTCCTTCCTGCGGCCCCTCTCGCCGCCCCGCCCGCGCgccccccggccccggccgccCCCTGGCTGCCTCCGGGCCCCGCGCTACGTGGTGCTGGCCGAGGGCCGCCCGTCGCCCGGCCAGTGGGGCGAGTGGGGCGAGTGGGGCCCGGGCCGCGGCGACGCCGCCGCCCTGCGCTGGCAGCGCCCACCGCCCGCCCACGGCCGCGTGGCCCGCACGCCCTCGCTGCGTGACAGCCCCGCGGGCCGCGGGCTCAGCAGGGCGGCCGTGTCGGAGGAGCTCAAGTCGTGGCACGAGCGGGCGCGGCTCCGCAGCGCGCGCCCCCACTCGTTGGACCGCCACGGCGCCTTCCGCGTGCGCAGCCTGCCGCCCGGCGCCGAGGCCCCGCGCGCACAG GTGCCCACAGTGCGTGTGCTCCGGAGATCGCCCGAGGGGGCCCCTGTGCAAATTTTTATACCTGAGAACGGAGAGGTCGTCAGCCAGGTGTGA
- the INAVA gene encoding innate immunity activator protein isoform X2 — translation MLQMPKLNEIPSGRGGREEPRGEDSWPGRAGPEAARRARGARGLAGGAGPPWDSWGNCRPPPRPGPGWEGCQPSLLCAPSPQKSAMESKDEVSDTDSGIILQSGPDSPVSPAKELTHAVRKQQRALEERLEACLEELRRLCLREAELTGTLPAEYPLKPGEKAPKVRRRIGAVYRLDERALHREDPLSGLERELALQLQIAEAARRLCREENLGRQARRQRKHAVQQEEKKLRELQRCLGERRRSSGAPPAAPAPGPELSASDDSSLSDGLLLEEETPQGPKPPPESSDPPPRPLPPQSLEGLQLVGPETGGLERAPIQNSPWKETSLDHPYEKPRRSSEAGSESSPATTPQDGPSASSLWLLEPASYYMVPIRSVPGQRQGRTSAPATPEMQGRRGQSQSLRTDPSRAGPDGRGRSALPRRRPTYYTVTAPDPCCARTSPAPRPACHSCSEDSGSDASSLSHPTPPGSSSPDISFLRPLSPPRPRAPRPRPPPGCLRAPRYVVLAEGRPSPGQWGEWGEWGPGRGDAAALRWQRPPPAHGRVARTPSLRDSPAGRGLSRAAVSEELKSWHERARLRSARPHSLDRHGAFRVRSLPPGAEAPRAQVPTVRVLRRSPEGAPVQIFIPENGEVVSQV, via the exons ATGCTGCAAATGCCGAAGTTAAATGAAATACCTTCGGGGAGGGGAGGCCGGGAGGAGCCGCGGGGGGAGGACAGCTGGCCCGGACGAGCAGGTCCTGAGGCTGCAAGGCGcgcgcggggggcgcgggggctGGCGGGCGGCGCGGGACCTCCATGGGACAG TTGGGGAAACTGCAGGCCACCTCCACGTCCTGGCCCAGGCTGGGAAGGGTGtcagccctccctcctctgcgccccctccccccagaagtCCGCCATGGAGAGCAAGGATGAGGTCAGCGACACGGACAGTGGCATCATCCTGCAGTCTG GCCCTGACAGCCCGGTGTCCCCCGCGAAAGAGCTGACCCACGCGGTCCGCAAGCAGCAGCGGGCCCTGGAGGAGCGGTTGGAGGCCTGCCTGGAAGAACTGAGGAGACTCTGCCTGCGGGAGGCG GAGCTGACGGGCACCTTGCCAGCAGAGTATCCCCTCAAGCCAGGGGAGAAGGCCCCCAAGGTCCGCCGGAGGATTGGAGCCGTTTACAGACTGGACGAGCGGGCCCTGCACAGAGAG GACCCCCTGAGCGGCCTGGAGCGGGAGCTGGCCCTGCAGCTGCAGATCGCCGAGGCGGCCCGGCGGCTGTGCCGGGAGGAGAACTTGGGCCGCCAGGCGCGCCGGCAGCGGAAGCACGCGGTGCAGCAGGAGGAGAAGAAGCTGCGGGAGCTGCAGCGCTGCCTGGGGGAGCGAAGGCGCAGCAGCGGGGCCCCTcccgccgccccggccccggGCCCAG AGCTCAGCGCCTCGGATGACAGCTCCCTGTCGGATGGGCTGCTCCTGGAGGAAG AGACACCTCAAGGGCCAAAACCTCCCCCAGAGTCCTCAGATCCACCTCCCCGGCCTCTCCCACCCCAGAGCCTCGAGGGGCTGCAGCTGGTAGGACCTGAGACAGGGGGCCTGGAGCGGGCACCCATCCAGAACAGCCCCTGGAAGGAGACGAGCCTGGACCACCCCTATGAGAAACCCAGGAGATCTTCTGAGGCTGGAAGCGAGTCCAG CCCTGCCACCACCCCGCAGGATGGGCCCAGCGCCTCCAGCCTGTGGCTGCTGGAGCCTGCCTCCTACTACATGGTTCCCATCCGCAGCGTCCCCGGGCAGCGGCAGGGCCGCACCAGCGCCCCCGCCACCCCCGAGATGCAGGGCAGGCGGGGCCAGTCCCAGTCTCTGAG GACGGACCCCTCCCGCGCCGGCCCCGACGGCCGGGGCCGCAGCGCCCTCCCGCGGCGCCGCCCCACGTACTACACGGTGACCGCGCCGGACCCCTGCTGCGCCCGCACCTCGCCCGCGCCGCGCCCCGCCTGCCACTCGTGCTCCGAGGACAGCGGCTCCGACGCCTCCAGCCTGTCGCACCCCACGCCGCCGGGCAGCAGCAGCCCGGACATCTCCTTCCTGCGGCCCCTCTCGCCGCCCCGCCCGCGCgccccccggccccggccgccCCCTGGCTGCCTCCGGGCCCCGCGCTACGTGGTGCTGGCCGAGGGCCGCCCGTCGCCCGGCCAGTGGGGCGAGTGGGGCGAGTGGGGCCCGGGCCGCGGCGACGCCGCCGCCCTGCGCTGGCAGCGCCCACCGCCCGCCCACGGCCGCGTGGCCCGCACGCCCTCGCTGCGTGACAGCCCCGCGGGCCGCGGGCTCAGCAGGGCGGCCGTGTCGGAGGAGCTCAAGTCGTGGCACGAGCGGGCGCGGCTCCGCAGCGCGCGCCCCCACTCGTTGGACCGCCACGGCGCCTTCCGCGTGCGCAGCCTGCCGCCCGGCGCCGAGGCCCCGCGCGCACAG GTGCCCACAGTGCGTGTGCTCCGGAGATCGCCCGAGGGGGCCCCTGTGCAAATTTTTATACCTGAGAACGGAGAGGTCGTCAGCCAGGTGTGA
- the INAVA gene encoding innate immunity activator protein isoform X3, producing MESKDEVSDTDSGIILQSGPDSPVSPAKELTHAVRKQQRALEERLEACLEELRRLCLREAELTGTLPAEYPLKPGEKAPKVRRRIGAVYRLDERALHREDPLSGLERELALQLQIAEAARRLCREENLGRQARRQRKHAVQQEEKKLRELQRCLGERRRSSGAPPAAPAPGPELSASDDSSLSDGLLLEEETPQGPKPPPESSDPPPRPLPPQSLEGLQLVGPETGGLERAPIQNSPWKETSLDHPYEKPRRSSEAGSESSSPATTPQDGPSASSLWLLEPASYYMVPIRSVPGQRQGRTSAPATPEMQGRRGQSQSLRTDPSRAGPDGRGRSALPRRRPTYYTVTAPDPCCARTSPAPRPACHSCSEDSGSDASSLSHPTPPGSSSPDISFLRPLSPPRPRAPRPRPPPGCLRAPRYVVLAEGRPSPGQWGEWGEWGPGRGDAAALRWQRPPPAHGRVARTPSLRDSPAGRGLSRAAVSEELKSWHERARLRSARPHSLDRHGAFRVRSLPPGAEAPRAQVPTVRVLRRSPEGAPVQIFIPENGEVVSQV from the exons ATGGAGAGCAAGGATGAGGTCAGCGACACGGACAGTGGCATCATCCTGCAGTCTG GCCCTGACAGCCCGGTGTCCCCCGCGAAAGAGCTGACCCACGCGGTCCGCAAGCAGCAGCGGGCCCTGGAGGAGCGGTTGGAGGCCTGCCTGGAAGAACTGAGGAGACTCTGCCTGCGGGAGGCG GAGCTGACGGGCACCTTGCCAGCAGAGTATCCCCTCAAGCCAGGGGAGAAGGCCCCCAAGGTCCGCCGGAGGATTGGAGCCGTTTACAGACTGGACGAGCGGGCCCTGCACAGAGAG GACCCCCTGAGCGGCCTGGAGCGGGAGCTGGCCCTGCAGCTGCAGATCGCCGAGGCGGCCCGGCGGCTGTGCCGGGAGGAGAACTTGGGCCGCCAGGCGCGCCGGCAGCGGAAGCACGCGGTGCAGCAGGAGGAGAAGAAGCTGCGGGAGCTGCAGCGCTGCCTGGGGGAGCGAAGGCGCAGCAGCGGGGCCCCTcccgccgccccggccccggGCCCAG AGCTCAGCGCCTCGGATGACAGCTCCCTGTCGGATGGGCTGCTCCTGGAGGAAG AGACACCTCAAGGGCCAAAACCTCCCCCAGAGTCCTCAGATCCACCTCCCCGGCCTCTCCCACCCCAGAGCCTCGAGGGGCTGCAGCTGGTAGGACCTGAGACAGGGGGCCTGGAGCGGGCACCCATCCAGAACAGCCCCTGGAAGGAGACGAGCCTGGACCACCCCTATGAGAAACCCAGGAGATCTTCTGAGGCTGGAAGCGAGTCCAG CAGCCCTGCCACCACCCCGCAGGATGGGCCCAGCGCCTCCAGCCTGTGGCTGCTGGAGCCTGCCTCCTACTACATGGTTCCCATCCGCAGCGTCCCCGGGCAGCGGCAGGGCCGCACCAGCGCCCCCGCCACCCCCGAGATGCAGGGCAGGCGGGGCCAGTCCCAGTCTCTGAG GACGGACCCCTCCCGCGCCGGCCCCGACGGCCGGGGCCGCAGCGCCCTCCCGCGGCGCCGCCCCACGTACTACACGGTGACCGCGCCGGACCCCTGCTGCGCCCGCACCTCGCCCGCGCCGCGCCCCGCCTGCCACTCGTGCTCCGAGGACAGCGGCTCCGACGCCTCCAGCCTGTCGCACCCCACGCCGCCGGGCAGCAGCAGCCCGGACATCTCCTTCCTGCGGCCCCTCTCGCCGCCCCGCCCGCGCgccccccggccccggccgccCCCTGGCTGCCTCCGGGCCCCGCGCTACGTGGTGCTGGCCGAGGGCCGCCCGTCGCCCGGCCAGTGGGGCGAGTGGGGCGAGTGGGGCCCGGGCCGCGGCGACGCCGCCGCCCTGCGCTGGCAGCGCCCACCGCCCGCCCACGGCCGCGTGGCCCGCACGCCCTCGCTGCGTGACAGCCCCGCGGGCCGCGGGCTCAGCAGGGCGGCCGTGTCGGAGGAGCTCAAGTCGTGGCACGAGCGGGCGCGGCTCCGCAGCGCGCGCCCCCACTCGTTGGACCGCCACGGCGCCTTCCGCGTGCGCAGCCTGCCGCCCGGCGCCGAGGCCCCGCGCGCACAG GTGCCCACAGTGCGTGTGCTCCGGAGATCGCCCGAGGGGGCCCCTGTGCAAATTTTTATACCTGAGAACGGAGAGGTCGTCAGCCAGGTGTGA